A window of the Dioscorea cayenensis subsp. rotundata cultivar TDr96_F1 chromosome 14, TDr96_F1_v2_PseudoChromosome.rev07_lg8_w22 25.fasta, whole genome shotgun sequence genome harbors these coding sequences:
- the LOC120276486 gene encoding uncharacterized protein LOC120276486 isoform X2: MNGGNSLVVMFLICKSWLLEFLVKRLLLSDANIIGVYSNVYIPRKEIGWSIKGLMTWFMFITIYGCNIGWLQKKSLYDPIDYECIDKTEFWVVEEEVEGELAFDELESMLEEQPRISEESTNFSKDDMVTVEEDDNAMIDVGRMTSNDLDEEDWLTSPPKN; the protein is encoded by the exons atgaATGGTGGAAATTCTTTGGTTGTGATGTTCCTAATTTGCAAAAGTTGGCTATTAGAATTCTTAGTCAAACGGCTTCTTCTTTCGGATGCGAACATAATTGGAGTGTATTCGAACGTATACAtaccaagaaaagaaatagGTTGGAGCATCAAAGGCTTAATGACTTGGTTTATGTTCATTACAATTTACGGTTGCAACATAG gtTGGCTTCAAAAAAAAAGTCTTTATGATCCAATTGATTATGAATGCATTGATAAAACGGAATTTTGGGTGGTGGAAGAGGAGGTTGAAGGAGAACTTGCCTTTGATGAGTTAGAGTCTATGTTGGAGGAGCAACCAAGAATTAGTGAAGAATCAACCAACTTTTCTAAAg ATGACATGGTTACCGTTGAGGAGGATGATAATGCAATGATTGATGTTGGAAGAATGACTAGCAATGATTTAGATGAAGAAGATTGGCTCACATCTCctccaaaaaattaa
- the LOC120276486 gene encoding uncharacterized protein LOC120276486 isoform X1 translates to MNGGNSLVVMFLICKSWLLEFLVKRLLLSDANIIGVYSNVYIPRKEIGWSIKGLMTWFMFITIYGCNIGWLQKKSLYDPIDYECIDKTEFWVVEEEVEGELAFDELESMLEEQPRISEESTNFSKGIEDDMVTVEEDDNAMIDVGRMTSNDLDEEDWLTSPPKN, encoded by the exons atgaATGGTGGAAATTCTTTGGTTGTGATGTTCCTAATTTGCAAAAGTTGGCTATTAGAATTCTTAGTCAAACGGCTTCTTCTTTCGGATGCGAACATAATTGGAGTGTATTCGAACGTATACAtaccaagaaaagaaatagGTTGGAGCATCAAAGGCTTAATGACTTGGTTTATGTTCATTACAATTTACGGTTGCAACATAG gtTGGCTTCAAAAAAAAAGTCTTTATGATCCAATTGATTATGAATGCATTGATAAAACGGAATTTTGGGTGGTGGAAGAGGAGGTTGAAGGAGAACTTGCCTTTGATGAGTTAGAGTCTATGTTGGAGGAGCAACCAAGAATTAGTGAAGAATCAACCAACTTTTCTAAAg gtATTGAAGATGACATGGTTACCGTTGAGGAGGATGATAATGCAATGATTGATGTTGGAAGAATGACTAGCAATGATTTAGATGAAGAAGATTGGCTCACATCTCctccaaaaaattaa